The region TGTTTTTCAGCGGTCTCTTCTGTGCTTATGTCGTCTTCCGAGTGCTCTATCCTGAGCTCTTCGCATTCGGCCACCTGTTCCTGAATAAGGAACTGGGAGCCATCAACACTGTCGTGCTCCTGGTCAGCAGTCTGACCATGGCTCTGGCAGTACGGGCCGCTCAGTTAGGACAGCGTCAGGTTCTGATTTCGATGCTCGTTGTGACGATTGCCTGTGCTTTTGTCTTCATGGGGATCAAGTATGTGGAGTACACCACCAAGTTCCGCGAAGGTCTATTTCCTGCCCGGTACTTTGCCCCGACCCCGGAAGCCCTCCTGCATGCGGCTCACATGATTCACGATGCTCAGTCTCACGGTGCTGCGGGACATGCGGCCGGAGATGGTGCTCATGATGAACATGCAGCTGACACATCGCACGGCCATGACGCTAAGGCCGGTGATCACTCGCACGAAGAGGTCAACAAAAACGGTTTGACAGCTGCTGAACAGGCGATGGTCGATTCTGTGAAGGTGCCGCCCAATGCAGGTCTCTTTTTCAGCATTTACTATTGCCTCACCGGTCTGCACGGGATTCACATTATCGCGGGGATTGCAGCCATTTCCTGGATTCTCGTGCGTTCGATCAAAGGGCATTTCACCCCGTTATATTTCGGGCCGGTGGAATACGT is a window of Planctopirus limnophila DSM 3776 DNA encoding:
- a CDS encoding cytochrome c oxidase subunit 3; translation: MSTADVVSPVTAPGEHHAHSGDGHDHGHGHQPHLAHHFESYEQQFDAGKLGIWLFLVTEVLFFSGLFCAYVVFRVLYPELFAFGHLFLNKELGAINTVVLLVSSLTMALAVRAAQLGQRQVLISMLVVTIACAFVFMGIKYVEYTTKFREGLFPARYFAPTPEALLHAAHMIHDAQSHGAAGHAAGDGAHDEHAADTSHGHDAKAGDHSHEEVNKNGLTAAEQAMVDSVKVPPNAGLFFSIYYCLTGLHGIHIIAGIAAISWILVRSIKGHFTPLYFGPVEYVGLYWHLVDLIWIYLFPLLYLIH